In the Candidatus Ozemobacteraceae bacterium genome, one interval contains:
- a CDS encoding VIT domain-containing protein, producing the protein MKKLLIALLLIAAWVAPTVAQDVPPIRLVVGEGAEKPIVIRAVESKVVVQGMLAETRLTMTFFNPNGRRLAGDLTFPLPEGATVSGYGLDVNGVLVDGVVVEKQKGREVFETEMRRGVDPGLIEKVKGNSFQTRVYPIEANGVRTVMVKYVSSLAEAGGESLYILPLSFDGQVEKFNLRVEVARGSVKPEIRAGSLSNFSFETWKNGFAAETSLEKAALSQTLRIAIPDAKAQRVLVEKSPEGDTHFCLSETVEPPADLPAMKLPSRVTILWDASGSRAKGDRKAEFEVLRAAFAAWKSAPVEVELVPFRNVPGKPETMTVSNGDVAGLLKAIEAVEYDGGTQLGALPPSGDKLPDVYLMFTDGISNFGREEPGKFAAPLYVFSGDAGANHAFLGQLALQNGGEYVNLQRVKPEEAVKGIGRPVYMFLGAEGAGADDLVPQLQKSARGRFEVAGRLTGGEAKIILKFGTVGKVMKTVEFDVKAADAGEGDLLRRFWAQKKLEDLEAFPAKNEKAMIALGKRYSIVTPQTSLIVLERPEQYIEHEIVPPANMAEWRKQYFDVMERRASELKEAERGKLEEMLSLWNNRINWYKTDFAWTGQDKLRMKQSIGRADSLESGGVRREMSEASEERLSMPMPGAPPAPSRAMSAPSAEPDAAQSDSFAGGAGAESKKADASRDDGNAARPVEPGVAMKAWTPDTPYLKRIKAAGKGSEFAAYQKEKAEFGSSPAFYLDCSDFFYGLKQDAIGLQVLSNLAELKLENPALMRILAHRLAQRDLLELSAGIFEEVLKMRPEEPQSYRDLGLVLGRMGAYERAVSLLWDVVAKKRWDGRFREIELMALEEMNNLIAKAKAAGIKEFKGVDPRFIHPMQLDLRIVMTWDADMTDMDLWVNEPSGEKAYYGYNRTGIGGLVSCDFTQGYGPEEYLLKKAMKGMYTIQTNFFGSNAQTLSGAVTLQVDVFTNYGRPNEKRRSITMRLTERKETFTVGEVEF; encoded by the coding sequence ATGAAGAAACTGCTGATCGCCCTGTTGTTGATCGCGGCCTGGGTGGCGCCGACCGTGGCCCAGGACGTGCCGCCCATCCGGCTCGTCGTCGGTGAGGGCGCCGAGAAGCCGATCGTGATTCGCGCCGTCGAGTCGAAGGTGGTCGTGCAGGGCATGCTGGCCGAGACGCGGCTGACGATGACCTTCTTCAACCCGAACGGCCGCCGGCTCGCGGGCGACCTGACCTTCCCCCTGCCGGAAGGCGCGACGGTCAGCGGCTACGGCCTCGACGTGAACGGCGTGCTGGTCGACGGCGTCGTCGTCGAGAAGCAGAAGGGCCGCGAGGTGTTCGAGACCGAGATGCGGCGCGGCGTCGATCCGGGGCTGATCGAGAAGGTCAAGGGCAACAGCTTCCAGACCCGCGTCTACCCGATCGAGGCGAACGGCGTCCGCACCGTCATGGTGAAATACGTCTCCTCGCTCGCCGAGGCGGGCGGCGAATCGCTCTATATCCTGCCTCTCTCGTTCGACGGCCAGGTCGAGAAGTTCAACCTCCGCGTCGAGGTCGCCCGGGGAAGTGTGAAACCCGAGATCCGCGCCGGGAGCCTCTCGAACTTCAGTTTCGAAACATGGAAAAACGGCTTCGCGGCAGAGACGTCGCTCGAGAAGGCCGCGCTCAGCCAGACCCTTCGCATCGCGATCCCCGACGCGAAGGCCCAGCGGGTGCTCGTCGAGAAGAGCCCCGAGGGCGACACGCACTTCTGCCTCAGCGAGACCGTCGAACCGCCGGCCGACCTGCCCGCGATGAAACTGCCGTCGCGCGTGACGATCCTGTGGGATGCCTCGGGCTCGCGCGCGAAAGGCGACCGCAAGGCCGAGTTCGAAGTCCTGCGCGCCGCGTTCGCCGCCTGGAAATCGGCGCCGGTCGAGGTCGAGCTCGTCCCGTTCCGCAACGTGCCCGGCAAGCCCGAAACGATGACCGTCTCGAACGGCGACGTGGCCGGCCTTCTGAAGGCGATCGAGGCGGTCGAATACGACGGCGGCACCCAGCTGGGCGCGCTTCCGCCGTCCGGCGACAAGCTTCCCGACGTCTACCTGATGTTCACCGACGGCATCTCGAACTTCGGCAGGGAAGAGCCTGGGAAGTTCGCGGCGCCGCTCTACGTCTTCAGCGGCGATGCGGGCGCGAACCACGCGTTTCTCGGCCAGCTCGCCCTGCAGAACGGCGGCGAGTACGTGAACCTCCAGCGCGTGAAGCCCGAAGAGGCGGTGAAGGGAATCGGCCGCCCGGTGTACATGTTCCTCGGGGCCGAGGGAGCGGGGGCGGATGACCTCGTGCCGCAGCTCCAGAAGTCGGCGCGCGGCCGGTTCGAGGTCGCCGGGCGCCTGACCGGGGGCGAAGCGAAGATCATCCTGAAGTTCGGCACCGTCGGCAAGGTCATGAAGACCGTCGAGTTCGACGTGAAGGCCGCCGATGCCGGCGAGGGCGACCTGCTGCGGAGATTCTGGGCCCAGAAGAAGCTCGAGGACCTCGAGGCGTTTCCCGCGAAAAACGAGAAGGCTATGATCGCGCTAGGGAAGCGATACAGCATCGTGACGCCGCAGACCTCGCTGATCGTCCTGGAACGCCCGGAACAATATATAGAGCATGAAATAGTGCCTCCCGCGAACATGGCGGAATGGCGGAAGCAATACTTCGACGTGATGGAACGACGCGCTTCCGAACTGAAGGAGGCCGAGCGCGGCAAACTCGAGGAGATGCTGAGCCTCTGGAACAACCGTATCAACTGGTATAAAACTGATTTCGCCTGGACGGGCCAGGACAAGCTTCGCATGAAGCAGTCGATCGGCCGGGCCGACTCCCTCGAAAGCGGCGGTGTCCGTCGGGAGATGTCCGAAGCCTCCGAAGAGCGACTGTCGATGCCGATGCCGGGCGCACCGCCGGCCCCGTCCCGGGCCATGAGCGCCCCCTCGGCTGAGCCCGATGCCGCGCAGAGTGACAGCTTCGCGGGTGGGGCCGGGGCGGAATCCAAGAAAGCCGATGCCTCCCGTGATGACGGGAACGCGGCGAGACCGGTCGAGCCCGGGGTCGCGATGAAGGCCTGGACCCCGGACACCCCGTATCTGAAGCGGATCAAGGCGGCGGGAAAGGGCTCGGAATTCGCGGCCTATCAGAAGGAAAAAGCCGAGTTCGGCTCTTCCCCGGCGTTCTATCTCGACTGCTCCGATTTCTTCTACGGGCTGAAGCAGGATGCCATCGGTCTGCAGGTGCTGTCGAACCTAGCCGAGCTGAAGCTCGAGAACCCGGCGCTGATGCGCATTCTGGCCCATCGCCTCGCCCAGCGCGACCTGCTCGAACTGAGCGCGGGCATCTTCGAGGAGGTGCTGAAGATGCGGCCCGAAGAACCCCAGTCGTATCGCGACCTGGGCCTGGTTCTCGGCCGGATGGGAGCGTATGAGCGCGCGGTGAGCCTGCTGTGGGACGTCGTCGCGAAGAAGCGCTGGGACGGACGGTTCCGCGAGATCGAGCTGATGGCGCTCGAGGAGATGAACAATCTGATTGCGAAGGCGAAAGCCGCCGGCATCAAGGAGTTCAAGGGCGTCGACCCGCGGTTCATCCACCCGATGCAGCTCGACCTGCGCATCGTGATGACCTGGGACGCCGACATGACCGACATGGATCTGTGGGTCAACGAGCCGTCGGGCGAGAAGGCGTATTACGGCTACAACCGCACCGGCATCGGCGGCCTCGTCTCGTGCGACTTCACGCAGGGCTACGGCCCCGAGGAATACCTGCTGAAAAAGGCGATGAAGGGCATGTACACGATTCAGACGAACTTCTTCGGCAGCAACGCCCAGACGCTGTCGGGCGCCGTCACCCTCCAGGTCGATGTGTTCACCAACTACGGCCGCCCGAACGAGAAGCGCCGCTCGATCACGATGCGTCTGACCGAGCGGAAGGAAACGTTCACGGTCGGGGAGGTGGAATTCTGA